The following coding sequences lie in one Halomonas sp. 'Soap Lake #6' genomic window:
- a CDS encoding Zn-dependent hydrolase, protein MTEATCSTLRVDGQRLWRSLMDLADIGATPKGGNCRLALTEEDRLGRELVTSWLREAGLTIGVDQMGNIFARRAGRHNDLPPVVTGSHLDTQPTGGRFDGCYGVLAGLEVMRVLNDHDITTKAPLEVVIWTNEEGCRFVPVMMGSGVHAGIISLEDALAAKDRHGDTVAASLERIGYAGDIPMGSRAFGAYIEAHIEQGPVLEAEGIAVGAVTGSLGLRWFDVVVTGQEAHAGPTPMPYRRDALKRAAELIGDILALADPHQPHGRVTCGEFELYPNSRNVIPGRVTFSVDIRHLENEMLEQMEHTLRDICAKHHEPGKVTVELHDIQWVPPTPFDSGLVDLIRTSSDALGIPYRDIETGAGHDAVFISRVAPTAMIFVPCEDGISHNESENATPEDLEAGANVLLHTMLSKAGIAAS, encoded by the coding sequence ATGACTGAGGCTACTTGCTCGACACTACGCGTCGATGGTCAGCGCCTATGGCGTTCATTGATGGATCTTGCTGACATTGGTGCCACACCGAAAGGAGGCAATTGTCGGCTGGCATTGACGGAAGAGGACCGACTTGGCCGTGAGCTTGTAACTAGCTGGTTGCGAGAGGCTGGCTTAACCATTGGCGTCGATCAAATGGGCAATATCTTCGCTCGCCGTGCTGGGCGCCATAACGACCTACCACCGGTGGTCACCGGCAGCCACCTTGACACCCAACCTACCGGCGGCCGCTTTGATGGTTGTTACGGTGTGCTCGCCGGACTTGAGGTCATGCGGGTTCTCAATGATCACGACATCACCACCAAAGCGCCACTCGAAGTCGTGATATGGACTAACGAAGAGGGTTGCCGGTTCGTTCCAGTCATGATGGGCTCAGGAGTGCATGCAGGCATAATCTCTCTTGAGGACGCACTAGCTGCCAAAGATCGTCATGGAGACACCGTAGCGGCTTCCCTTGAACGTATTGGTTACGCTGGCGATATCCCTATGGGTAGCCGAGCCTTCGGTGCTTATATTGAAGCTCATATAGAGCAAGGGCCCGTGCTTGAAGCGGAAGGAATTGCTGTTGGTGCAGTAACCGGTTCGCTAGGGCTACGCTGGTTTGACGTCGTGGTCACTGGCCAAGAAGCCCATGCGGGGCCAACCCCCATGCCCTATCGACGTGATGCGCTAAAGCGGGCCGCAGAGCTGATCGGCGATATCCTAGCGCTAGCCGACCCTCATCAGCCACACGGCCGTGTTACCTGCGGCGAATTCGAACTCTATCCAAACTCACGCAATGTCATTCCTGGGCGAGTGACCTTCAGCGTTGATATTCGTCATTTGGAGAACGAGATGCTTGAACAGATGGAGCACACTCTCCGAGATATCTGCGCAAAGCACCATGAACCTGGAAAGGTAACAGTAGAACTGCATGACATTCAGTGGGTACCACCAACCCCATTCGACAGCGGCCTAGTAGATCTCATTCGAACTAGCAGCGATGCACTGGGCATTCCCTACCGCGATATCGAGACCGGAGCTGGTCACGATGCTGTCTTCATCAGTCGTGTTGCCCCTACCGCCATGATTTTCGTTCCTTGCGAAGACGGCATAAGCCACAACGAAAGCGAAAATGCTACGCCAGAGGATCTTGAGGCTGGCGCCAACGTGTTGTTGCACACCATGCTGAGCAAAGCCGGTATCGCAGCGTCTTAA
- a CDS encoding aldehyde dehydrogenase — MTMHDKAYWQTLASRLQLTTQAFIDGEFVASQDGSTLKTYNPATGQVLANVTACGGKDIDRAVLAARRVFESGDWSRCPPLERKRVLLRFASLIETHAEELALLQTLEMGKPIADSLTFDLPETARCVAWYAEAIDKQYGEIAPTSEDVHATITRQPLGVVAAVVPWNFPLMIAAWKFAPALAVGNSVVLKPAEASSLSALRLAALAKEAGLPDGVFNVTPGHGAIAGEALGMHSQVDALAFTGSTATGKRFMRYSSESNLKRVWLECGGKSPHLIFADCPDLDAAAQVAAAGIFTNQGEVCIAGSRLYVEASIFDDFLPRLIAAAQSMPAGDPLDPKTRMGALVSADHHAKVLSFIEQGLSEGMILQHGGQHTSPVEGGWYVEPTILEGEQSTTTMREEIFGPVLSLSRFSDEAEAITLANDSIYGLGAGLWTGDLSRAHRVSKLLQAGLVWVNCYADGDISVPFGGMKQSGFGRDKSLHALDKYSDLKTTWFNLTYNR; from the coding sequence ATGACAATGCACGATAAAGCTTACTGGCAAACGCTGGCTAGCCGACTACAGCTGACCACTCAAGCCTTCATCGATGGCGAATTCGTAGCCAGCCAGGACGGCTCAACTCTGAAGACTTACAATCCAGCGACAGGGCAAGTGCTAGCCAACGTGACTGCCTGCGGTGGCAAGGATATTGATCGTGCGGTACTTGCCGCACGTCGTGTCTTCGAGTCGGGCGACTGGTCGCGCTGCCCACCACTAGAGCGCAAACGAGTGTTGCTGCGCTTCGCCTCGCTCATCGAAACGCACGCTGAAGAACTGGCGCTTCTACAAACACTCGAAATGGGCAAACCAATCGCTGATAGCTTGACCTTCGACTTGCCCGAAACAGCGCGTTGCGTTGCCTGGTATGCCGAGGCCATCGATAAACAGTACGGTGAGATAGCCCCCACCAGCGAAGACGTTCATGCCACCATCACCCGCCAGCCTCTCGGTGTGGTCGCTGCTGTGGTGCCATGGAATTTTCCACTGATGATCGCCGCCTGGAAATTCGCCCCAGCACTGGCAGTCGGAAATAGCGTCGTACTCAAGCCCGCCGAGGCTTCAAGCCTCAGTGCCCTCAGGCTTGCTGCGCTAGCCAAGGAAGCTGGCCTGCCGGATGGTGTATTTAATGTCACCCCTGGCCATGGTGCTATCGCAGGAGAAGCGTTGGGGATGCATTCACAGGTTGATGCACTCGCCTTTACCGGCTCCACCGCCACCGGCAAACGCTTTATGCGTTACTCTAGCGAGTCCAACCTCAAACGGGTGTGGCTCGAGTGCGGCGGAAAATCTCCCCATTTGATCTTTGCTGACTGCCCAGACCTGGATGCCGCTGCACAAGTCGCCGCGGCCGGTATTTTTACCAACCAGGGCGAGGTGTGTATCGCTGGCTCCAGGTTATATGTAGAAGCGTCTATCTTCGATGATTTCTTGCCGCGATTAATTGCCGCCGCACAGAGCATGCCAGCTGGCGACCCGTTAGATCCCAAGACACGAATGGGGGCGTTAGTCAGCGCCGACCACCATGCCAAGGTATTAAGCTTTATTGAGCAAGGACTCAGCGAAGGCATGATTCTGCAACATGGTGGACAACACACATCGCCGGTAGAGGGTGGATGGTACGTTGAACCAACAATTTTAGAGGGAGAGCAATCCACTACTACGATGCGTGAGGAGATCTTCGGGCCAGTCCTAAGCCTGAGCCGCTTCTCCGATGAGGCTGAGGCCATCACTTTGGCTAACGACTCGATCTATGGTCTAGGAGCTGGTCTCTGGACCGGCGACCTTAGCCGTGCGCATCGCGTATCAAAGCTTCTACAAGCTGGCTTGGTATGGGTCAATTGCTATGCCGACGGTGATATTAGCGTCCCCTTCGGCGGGATGAAACAGTCCGGTTTTGGTCGTGATAAGTCACTACATGCTCTAGATAAGTACTCGGACCTCAAGACAACCTGGTTCAATCTGACGTATAACAGATGA
- a CDS encoding LysR family transcriptional regulator — MRPVHDTLDWNLLRTFIVIVQEGSVSKAANRLYLSQPAVSLSLKRLEERLGQRLIERDSHSFTVTKAGHLVYREAIDIYANVARLAASVGDFDPEVVGHISLLFITGIQCRFLDSVFERFHKQFPQITFSIEEMSSQEVQNALAQRQGAMGICLALQCPSNLNSQILARQRYRLYCGKSHTLFGRHNLPMDSLMSENYVSFGSEQLDGVLSSLAVFRAHHGLKGNVVGQSSSLQEIQRMVIAGWGIGCLPEHLVQRDVAEGRLWPLPPYDGVAEIDLHVMWHQDARFSEAETIFMEFFLNAMGKIPLEERLTAGLELFDEMPDVEHSQ; from the coding sequence ATGAGGCCCGTTCACGACACACTAGATTGGAACCTTCTCAGAACTTTTATTGTTATTGTTCAAGAGGGGAGCGTCAGTAAGGCTGCAAACAGGTTGTACCTATCGCAACCAGCGGTCAGTCTCTCTTTGAAGAGGTTGGAAGAGCGGCTAGGTCAACGACTGATTGAGCGCGATAGCCATAGTTTTACTGTAACAAAAGCTGGTCATCTCGTTTATCGAGAAGCTATCGATATTTATGCTAACGTAGCCCGATTAGCGGCTTCGGTGGGAGATTTTGATCCTGAGGTAGTCGGTCATATTTCCCTCCTCTTCATCACGGGCATTCAGTGCCGGTTTCTAGATAGTGTGTTCGAGCGCTTCCATAAGCAGTTCCCCCAGATCACATTTAGTATCGAGGAGATGTCGAGCCAAGAGGTACAGAATGCCTTGGCCCAAAGGCAGGGAGCCATGGGTATCTGTCTAGCGCTGCAGTGTCCGAGCAATCTGAACAGTCAGATACTAGCGCGGCAGCGGTATCGGCTCTACTGCGGCAAAAGCCATACACTTTTTGGGCGTCACAACTTGCCGATGGATAGCCTAATGAGTGAAAACTATGTCTCCTTTGGTAGCGAGCAACTTGATGGTGTGCTCTCCTCGCTTGCCGTGTTTCGTGCCCATCATGGGCTGAAGGGGAATGTGGTAGGTCAGTCGAGTAGTCTCCAAGAAATTCAGCGGATGGTAATTGCTGGGTGGGGTATTGGCTGCCTGCCCGAGCATCTAGTGCAGAGGGATGTGGCGGAAGGTCGGCTCTGGCCCCTTCCGCCCTATGATGGTGTCGCTGAAATCGATTTGCACGTGATGTGGCATCAGGATGCTCGTTTCAGCGAAGCTGAGACCATCTTTATGGAGTTTTTCCTTAATGCCATGGGCAAGATACCACTCGAGGAGCGACTGACTGCTGGACTCGAACTGTTCGACGAAATGCCTGATGTCGAGCATTCCCAGTAA
- the dctP gene encoding TRAP transporter substrate-binding protein DctP: protein MNRSLAVIILTLSASQAMATELRMLTSYDQTSAYTREVAQRYITRVGEASQGDIKINLNGPDVVSPFEQLEPVSSGVFDLLYTHGAYHTNTTGVGAAMDAVFVNPDATHESGLWDFIDTYYNGLGLKLIAIPPLGSSGFQYVLKEPIEGTPGLEGRRIRGSATYTSTTQGLGGTPVLMSGGDVYSSLDRGVIDGAAWGLNGVEDFGWNEVAGYFTKPTFGQTYTYLFMNLTAFNALDEAKQDLLLEQGRALENETAAILDELAQQEWASLREKGMQETYFQPDDAERLDALVNEGIWQLGIDKSPEAVSNMREIAEQNNMTATVE from the coding sequence ATGAATCGCTCCCTTGCCGTAATCATCCTTACTCTGAGTGCATCACAAGCCATGGCCACCGAGCTGAGAATGCTCACTAGCTATGATCAAACTAGTGCTTATACTCGCGAAGTTGCTCAACGATATATAACAAGAGTTGGGGAAGCCAGCCAAGGGGATATTAAGATCAACTTGAATGGCCCCGATGTTGTATCACCTTTCGAGCAGCTCGAGCCAGTGTCATCTGGTGTTTTCGACCTGCTTTACACCCATGGTGCCTACCATACCAATACCACTGGTGTAGGCGCCGCTATGGATGCCGTCTTCGTAAACCCTGATGCCACCCACGAATCAGGCCTCTGGGACTTTATCGATACATACTACAACGGGCTTGGACTTAAGTTGATTGCAATCCCTCCATTGGGCAGCAGCGGCTTTCAATATGTACTCAAAGAGCCTATCGAGGGTACACCAGGCTTGGAGGGGCGCAGAATTCGCGGCAGCGCGACTTATACCAGCACCACTCAAGGATTAGGCGGGACTCCTGTGCTGATGTCTGGGGGTGATGTTTACTCGTCTCTTGACCGAGGAGTGATTGATGGAGCCGCCTGGGGGCTCAACGGCGTCGAAGATTTCGGTTGGAACGAAGTCGCAGGATATTTTACCAAGCCTACCTTCGGTCAAACCTATACCTATCTGTTCATGAACCTGACGGCATTCAACGCGCTCGACGAGGCAAAACAAGACTTACTCCTCGAACAAGGCAGAGCGTTGGAAAATGAAACAGCCGCCATCCTTGATGAGCTGGCGCAGCAAGAGTGGGCTTCACTGAGAGAAAAGGGAATGCAGGAAACGTACTTCCAGCCAGACGATGCCGAGCGGCTTGATGCCCTGGTCAATGAGGGTATCTGGCAGTTAGGGATCGACAAGTCTCCTGAAGCGGTTAGCAACATGCGTGAGATCGCCGAACAGAACAATATGACCGCAACTGTCGAGTAG
- a CDS encoding TRAP transporter small permease, with product MPHPIARLHDRITRFGFYLGGATLCGIVLCFWVEVVARYFFNAPTLWSSSLVAYFLCIAVSLSMPELARTNGHIAITVLPERLSPIMRQRYDRMIALVAGSVCIVTAWIIVKETLRQFDGGTTTALGLDIPKYWVSSFICYGFINTSLHFLRHALFAAPPHDSNEQQEA from the coding sequence ATGCCCCACCCGATAGCTAGACTCCATGACCGTATCACGCGATTCGGGTTCTACCTTGGCGGTGCCACCTTGTGTGGCATCGTCCTATGCTTCTGGGTCGAAGTGGTCGCTCGTTACTTTTTTAATGCCCCGACTCTATGGTCAAGTTCCCTTGTGGCTTATTTTCTTTGTATCGCGGTATCGTTGAGCATGCCAGAACTAGCACGCACGAATGGCCACATCGCAATCACTGTGCTACCTGAAAGGCTCTCTCCTATCATGCGACAGCGCTATGACCGGATGATCGCCCTAGTGGCTGGAAGTGTCTGTATTGTCACCGCCTGGATCATCGTTAAGGAAACACTCCGGCAATTTGATGGAGGTACCACAACCGCGCTGGGTCTTGATATTCCTAAATACTGGGTTTCAAGCTTCATCTGTTATGGCTTTATCAATACCTCTTTGCACTTCCTGCGTCACGCTTTGTTTGCAGCCCCCCCTCACGACAGCAACGAGCAACAGGAGGCTTAA
- a CDS encoding TRAP transporter large permease — MEWYISLGIALTLLMGLFALGVPIFIAFLTVNVLGTFWLMGSAGFGMFANSVYSTVTSETLTTIVLFVLMGELLFRSGSIDVIFDALDTLMGRIKGRLYFFVIVLATLFGALSGSALAVTAMLSRSALPTMQQRGYDDRLSIGLILGGASLAPIIPPSLLVIIIGSMVDISIARLLIAGIIPGILLAGLFVSYVVVKLMLNPSLAPTADEGGGGTWRARGKALLNMAPFSIIIFSVLGLIMLGVATPSESAATGVLGAMLVAVYYRRFTLKMAKQAILSSLGISAMIIAILACSKLFSQLLSFAGATSGLVGLATSLELDPMWMLLLLMLVPLVACMFIDQIAFMMVVIPIYAPLVKLYGFDPIWFWTLFLINISVGSLTPPFGYNLFAVKGGAPSVPMQTIFAAAWPIVICFLFGMLVLFFLPSLITFLPSLI; from the coding sequence ATGGAATGGTACATTTCGCTAGGTATTGCGCTCACATTGCTGATGGGGCTATTTGCCCTGGGCGTGCCGATTTTCATCGCCTTTCTTACCGTCAACGTCCTGGGGACTTTCTGGCTGATGGGTAGTGCGGGCTTCGGCATGTTCGCCAATAGCGTATACAGCACCGTTACGTCAGAGACTCTCACTACCATCGTACTATTCGTTCTAATGGGAGAGTTGCTGTTCCGCTCAGGCTCGATAGACGTCATTTTCGATGCTCTGGACACCCTTATGGGCCGCATTAAAGGACGCCTGTACTTTTTTGTCATTGTACTTGCCACTCTATTCGGTGCTCTATCGGGATCGGCTTTGGCGGTAACCGCGATGCTGAGTCGCTCAGCGCTGCCTACAATGCAGCAACGTGGCTACGATGACCGACTTTCTATCGGCCTGATTCTGGGCGGAGCCAGCTTGGCACCCATCATCCCCCCGAGCCTACTGGTCATCATAATCGGCTCCATGGTCGATATCTCAATCGCGCGACTGCTGATCGCCGGTATTATCCCCGGTATTCTCCTGGCAGGACTGTTTGTCAGCTACGTCGTAGTGAAATTGATGCTCAATCCTTCCTTGGCACCTACTGCCGACGAAGGTGGGGGCGGAACGTGGCGAGCACGCGGAAAGGCTCTACTGAATATGGCACCGTTCAGTATCATTATTTTCTCGGTGCTTGGTCTAATCATGTTGGGGGTTGCTACGCCTTCCGAGTCTGCAGCCACTGGAGTGCTCGGTGCCATGTTGGTAGCGGTTTACTACCGCCGATTCACCCTCAAAATGGCAAAGCAGGCGATACTCTCTTCGCTGGGCATCAGCGCCATGATCATCGCTATCCTGGCCTGCTCGAAACTGTTCAGCCAATTACTCTCTTTCGCTGGTGCGACTTCAGGTCTAGTAGGGCTGGCCACTAGCCTAGAACTTGACCCCATGTGGATGTTGTTACTACTGATGCTAGTGCCACTTGTTGCGTGCATGTTCATCGACCAAATTGCATTCATGATGGTCGTCATTCCCATTTATGCACCATTGGTCAAGCTATATGGCTTCGATCCCATCTGGTTCTGGACCCTGTTTTTAATAAATATCTCGGTCGGCAGCCTGACTCCCCCTTTCGGCTATAACCTATTTGCAGTGAAAGGCGGTGCACCCTCAGTACCTATGCAAACGATCTTTGCCGCAGCTTGGCCGATCGTCATCTGCTTCCTCTTCGGCATGCTAGTACTGTTCTTCTTGCCCTCTCTTATCACGTTTTTACCCAGCTTGATCTGA
- a CDS encoding RraA family protein gives MYHIAQMPTPIDTYISQQLLECETATIGHFRENGFINPAIHSLLAQTRVVGTAVTLSLPPTDGTLLNHAMRLVRPGDILIIDRQGDDRHACWGGVMTHAAKKLGIGGVIIDGMATDAQTIQEQEFPVWCRGVSALTTKLAGLGGTMNMPVTVGGLVIHPGDIILADENGVLVIPAQEAVTIASKAITLQQQEAVILQRVAQGECLPDISGATEIIERVNRIEP, from the coding sequence ATGTATCACATCGCACAGATGCCAACACCGATTGACACCTACATCAGTCAGCAATTACTCGAGTGTGAAACGGCCACTATTGGCCATTTCAGAGAAAATGGATTCATCAATCCAGCCATCCACTCATTGCTCGCCCAGACCCGGGTGGTTGGGACTGCTGTGACTCTCTCTCTTCCACCTACAGACGGCACACTGCTTAATCACGCTATGCGATTGGTACGCCCCGGAGACATATTAATCATTGACCGGCAAGGCGATGACCGACACGCATGCTGGGGTGGCGTCATGACCCATGCCGCCAAGAAGTTAGGGATAGGAGGAGTCATCATCGACGGAATGGCGACAGATGCGCAAACGATTCAAGAGCAGGAGTTCCCTGTTTGGTGCCGAGGCGTTTCAGCATTGACCACTAAACTAGCGGGGCTGGGAGGCACTATGAATATGCCCGTCACTGTCGGGGGGCTCGTCATCCACCCAGGTGATATTATCCTTGCTGATGAGAACGGTGTTCTAGTAATCCCTGCTCAAGAAGCAGTTACGATTGCCTCAAAGGCCATTACGCTGCAACAACAGGAAGCGGTAATTCTCCAACGAGTGGCCCAAGGAGAGTGCTTACCTGATATTAGCGGAGCCACCGAGATCATTGAGCGAGTTAACAGAATAGAGCCTTAA
- a CDS encoding shikimate dehydrogenase family protein: MNISGKTKICFIIADPIEHVKTPEKFNELCKENGIDAVMVPAHVHRDCLEEFVKGLSPMHNLAGFVVTVPHKVAMSHLCDQLTEDAHCVQAVNVVRRTSDGRYHGYILDGKGFVAGLKENGFEPKGRSVYLVGSGGAASAIAFALAEENVSLITIFNRTLEKAEALISNLKKEHPNINIVLGNNNPRGHDLVVNATSLGLRRDDPLPLNTSGLTEGQVVADIIMDPAETHLLKKAKSLGCIVQPGLPMLNNQLKLMISTLGL; the protein is encoded by the coding sequence ATGAATATTTCTGGAAAAACAAAAATATGTTTCATTATCGCTGATCCGATTGAACACGTGAAAACACCAGAGAAATTTAATGAGTTATGTAAAGAAAATGGTATTGACGCTGTCATGGTTCCGGCTCATGTGCATCGAGATTGCCTGGAAGAATTTGTGAAAGGCCTATCTCCTATGCACAATCTAGCTGGTTTCGTAGTTACAGTACCGCATAAGGTGGCTATGTCGCATTTGTGCGATCAGTTAACAGAGGATGCACATTGTGTACAAGCTGTTAATGTAGTTCGTCGCACCTCTGATGGGCGTTATCATGGATATATTCTTGATGGAAAAGGCTTTGTAGCAGGATTAAAAGAGAACGGTTTTGAACCAAAAGGTCGCTCTGTTTATTTGGTTGGATCGGGTGGTGCTGCAAGTGCTATTGCTTTTGCACTAGCAGAAGAAAATGTTTCATTAATTACCATATTTAACAGAACGTTAGAGAAAGCAGAGGCACTTATTTCTAACTTGAAAAAGGAACATCCCAATATCAACATCGTATTAGGTAATAATAACCCCAGAGGCCATGATCTTGTCGTCAACGCTACTTCCCTTGGGCTTAGAAGAGATGATCCTTTACCTTTAAATACTAGTGGGTTGACTGAAGGTCAAGTGGTTGCTGATATTATTATGGATCCTGCAGAGACTCATCTTTTAAAGAAAGCAAAGAGTCTAGGCTGTATCGTACAACCAGGACTGCCCATGCTAAATAATCAGCTGAAACTTATGATTAGCACTCTGGGGCTGTAA
- a CDS encoding FadR/GntR family transcriptional regulator has translation MDIAKPLSDSLVNWFYRELNNGLLKPGDSLPSERELCEQFGVSRTVVREALSYLKKEGVIDTGQGKKTTVAENTHARSFKVGDFPVRDEETFQEIIDFLIFFESGAAKIAASKRDSTDLKKIQQALLGMELAIAKGELADHEDYLFHRSIVEATHNGYFIDLNEHLDHSVRKLIRQARLNTSKYSHDLVNEVFSEHAEIFENIKRGNCDGAALAAENHLRQAAKRMNVYLNA, from the coding sequence ATGGATATTGCTAAGCCGTTATCGGACTCATTAGTTAACTGGTTTTATAGAGAGTTAAACAACGGGCTCCTAAAACCAGGGGATAGCTTGCCAAGCGAACGTGAGCTGTGTGAACAATTTGGGGTAAGCCGGACGGTAGTTCGGGAAGCTCTCTCTTACCTAAAAAAGGAAGGGGTAATTGATACTGGACAGGGAAAAAAGACAACCGTTGCTGAGAACACTCATGCCCGGTCGTTTAAAGTTGGTGATTTCCCTGTCAGGGACGAAGAAACTTTTCAGGAAATTATTGATTTTTTGATATTTTTTGAATCAGGGGCTGCAAAAATTGCTGCTTCAAAACGCGATAGTACAGACTTAAAAAAAATTCAGCAGGCGTTGTTGGGCATGGAGTTGGCTATCGCTAAAGGGGAGCTTGCCGATCATGAGGACTACCTTTTTCATAGGTCGATAGTTGAAGCAACTCATAACGGATATTTTATTGATTTAAATGAGCATCTTGATCATTCAGTAAGAAAGCTGATTCGTCAGGCTAGGCTAAATACCTCTAAGTATTCTCATGATTTAGTAAATGAAGTTTTTTCAGAGCATGCTGAGATATTTGAAAATATAAAACGTGGAAATTGTGATGGCGCAGCTTTGGCAGCTGAAAATCATTTGCGTCAGGCAGCCAAAAGGATGAATGTTTATTTGAATGCTTGA
- a CDS encoding TRAP transporter large permease produces the protein MSTELLTVLFFGSLVFFLFLGVSLAWVLGGISVIFLYFTWGGDAFYMIASRMWSTMNSFTLISVPLFILMAIILERSGVALSLYRMMHLWWGGVRGGLAIGTVFICAIFGAMVGVSGAAVVTMGAVALPAMLARGYNREMALGCINAGGGFGILIPPSIVMILYSMLTGVSVGALFAAGVMPGILLMILVSAYIAIRCFINPSLGPSLPKEDRGSWKEKIVALKGVLLPIMIVALVLGSILSGMATPTEAAAVGVLGSIISAAVHKQLTFKLISDASIKCLVLTSMIMWILFSAYAFSTVYTSMGAQRVIMDIMASIPGGEWGVVFAMLVIVFLLGMVMDPVGIMMITLPVFVPLIQANGIDPIWFGIMFIIMMEIGYMTPPFGFNLFYLKGVAPKEITMLHIYKSVTPYVLVIILGMALIAIYPEIATWLPKQVM, from the coding sequence ATGAGTACTGAATTGCTGACGGTTTTATTTTTTGGTTCTTTAGTTTTCTTTCTATTTTTAGGTGTTTCACTCGCTTGGGTTCTAGGAGGGATATCAGTAATATTTTTATACTTTACATGGGGGGGCGATGCATTTTATATGATTGCATCAAGAATGTGGAGTACTATGAATAGCTTTACCTTAATATCTGTTCCGCTCTTTATTTTAATGGCTATTATTCTAGAACGGTCTGGAGTTGCACTATCATTATATAGAATGATGCACCTATGGTGGGGGGGCGTGCGTGGGGGATTAGCGATTGGCACAGTATTTATATGTGCTATTTTTGGGGCAATGGTAGGTGTAAGTGGCGCAGCCGTTGTGACTATGGGAGCCGTGGCTCTGCCTGCGATGCTTGCCCGTGGTTATAATAGGGAAATGGCGCTAGGGTGCATTAATGCTGGCGGTGGTTTTGGGATTCTAATTCCTCCAAGTATCGTAATGATTCTTTATTCAATGTTGACTGGCGTTTCAGTAGGGGCACTATTCGCTGCTGGGGTTATGCCAGGCATTTTGCTCATGATTTTGGTGTCCGCGTATATCGCAATACGGTGTTTTATAAACCCTAGCCTTGGTCCTTCTCTACCAAAGGAGGATAGGGGCAGTTGGAAAGAAAAAATTGTGGCGCTAAAAGGGGTTTTACTGCCGATTATGATTGTGGCATTAGTGCTAGGGTCTATTCTCAGTGGCATGGCCACCCCGACTGAAGCTGCTGCTGTTGGGGTGCTCGGATCTATAATATCAGCGGCTGTTCATAAACAGCTAACGTTTAAGTTAATTTCTGATGCATCAATAAAATGCTTAGTTCTTACCTCCATGATAATGTGGATACTTTTTTCGGCGTATGCATTTAGTACCGTTTATACTTCTATGGGCGCACAACGTGTAATTATGGACATTATGGCGTCTATACCCGGAGGAGAGTGGGGGGTAGTATTCGCCATGCTAGTTATTGTGTTCTTACTGGGTATGGTAATGGATCCGGTGGGGATCATGATGATCACTCTGCCTGTTTTTGTACCTTTGATACAAGCTAACGGTATTGACCCCATCTGGTTTGGTATAATGTTCATTATCATGATGGAAATTGGTTATATGACTCCTCCTTTTGGATTTAATCTTTTCTACCTTAAAGGGGTTGCGCCAAAAGAGATTACAATGCTGCATATTTATAAGTCGGTTACTCCTTATGTTTTAGTGATTATCTTGGGTATGGCGCTTATTGCTATATATCCTGAAATAGCTACTTGGTTACCTAAACAGGTTATGTGA
- a CDS encoding TRAP transporter small permease subunit: MHYVKSLCGYITTMNLMVGRVVGYSIYLIFILLIAEVIMRYFFRQPTTWTGELSQLVFGAYVMLSGAYLLANKGHVNVDIFYQKLSSKTQSFINLVTSFLFFAFILVLITEGWELASDSISRIERSGSAWNPQIWPVKLAVPVGACLLLLQGISNFVEDFLILIEKNIEI; this comes from the coding sequence ATGCACTACGTTAAGTCATTATGTGGCTATATAACCACCATGAATTTGATGGTTGGTCGAGTCGTAGGATATTCCATATATTTGATATTTATATTGCTCATAGCTGAAGTCATTATGAGATACTTTTTTAGGCAGCCAACGACGTGGACAGGAGAGCTTTCCCAGCTTGTCTTCGGGGCATATGTTATGTTGTCTGGTGCCTATTTGTTAGCAAATAAGGGGCATGTGAATGTTGATATTTTCTACCAAAAATTAAGCTCGAAAACTCAATCCTTCATTAACTTGGTAACGTCATTTCTGTTCTTTGCTTTTATCTTAGTATTGATCACCGAAGGGTGGGAGCTGGCTAGTGACTCCATTAGCAGAATCGAAAGGTCTGGATCAGCCTGGAACCCTCAAATATGGCCTGTCAAACTTGCTGTTCCAGTAGGTGCTTGCCTGCTTTTACTACAAGGGATTTCTAATTTTGTGGAAGACTTTTTAATTCTCATTGAAAAAAATATAGAGATATAA